Part of the Rhizophagus irregularis chromosome 4, complete sequence genome is shown below.
ATTTCTTTGGTAACAGGAGTAATATGTACAGTAGATCAACCATTGTTTTGGATAATTTACCACCATTGTTTGGGTCCTTGAccgttaattaaaatttattaaaatattctattattattctattgaAAAGAAACCTGAAACTCAATCATGGCTGGACACTTTAATATCTTCattgagaaaaaaagaaaaaaaaaatctataaataatttacgaATATTTTAACTGACATTctattattaactatttattattacgaatTGCAGACGAAACAAACGaacgaacaaaaaaaaaaaatatgcacgAATTCATGTGCATTAAACACATTTATTCACCAataatattttgcaaaaaaaaaaaaaaatttttttttcgaaccATAATCGGAAGTcttcaattgaaaaaaacaaatgtgCATTAATTACATTATGCATTGTTTTGCATGACAGGctcaaatcattaattaagaatatttcaaTACAATTGTATTTTTTAGGACGGTGAATTAATAACCTTTGACAAATATATAAGAAGCGACAATTTTGCTTCACTTCtttaacagaaaaaaaaagataatattatcaataaaaataacaaattaattttcttcaataaactttttttctaaaaaacaaAAGCAAAAATGATTTCaagaaaattattcttttttgctATGGTCACATTATTTTGTATGATCTTTATAGAATTATCTCAAACCGCTCCATTGATTAAACGTCAAGTGGGTAAAGTTGCTTTCGCTGATTTTGAAGGTAAAGTTACAGGCCGATTCACCTGGACTAATATACCTGAAGAGAAATGTCGAGTTATTGGACAATTTAATACTGGTCTTGATAGTCCGGATATTGGAGATTACAAACTTTGTATAGAAGATGTTGATGGTAAAGTCATACAGGATCTTACCGATGAGTTTAGAAGGGAGGTCACAATCAACCCACCTGGCAGTTCACCTTTTGAAGTAGATTTCCCTTCAATGACTGTTGAGGATGTTGTTGGAGACAACCTTGTGCTTAAATTTAAGGAATATAAAATTGGCGAAGCCAAAATTAAAAGTGTTTAAActtagattattattttattttattttataatattatagtgCTTATTTGAAGTATGTAATTTATTCCTtaatttatcacattttttttataaacaacgTAATAATTagatattgtaattttttcaatatttcgttaaataataaagtaatctccataaatattcatattttgatcaattaattttatattttcccGATGCGGATAGTACTTTTTGAAATCTGTAATGTGTACTTGAATCAATTAACGCGTGCATCATTCATATAAAATCCGTCatactaatttaaataatgaaattaatgatagaGTACTCCTCACTGCAGGACTGCTGATTGGTTCGCTGAATTTTATTTGTGGAGAACATTCCGGTGATAATCATATCATCGCTCTGCGTCTGTTGCGTTATCGTCTGTCTGAGAGGACTATCTTTGGAGACATCCTTTTTGTAAAATCCCTTGCATCATGTTTTTTCCCTAAAATCGGTCACATGCGTACTTCAGCTGCGACGTACTTTACCGGTTTAGTGTAGATACAGTAAATAACGccatattaaaattcaatgaAAGATTTTTGATCGTCTATTAAAGTTCCTAGACaatcaattatatattttttaattctaatatggaattttccacaaaaaaaattaattttttatgtttgtATGTTACATGAATACAGTCtgtatatgattttttttttgctgaaaGTATCGTACTACGAGATAATAGTGaaacatctaaaaaaaatttgaaacgaTTTCAACTTTGTGAgttcataatatataattagatCTGCGCTTAATAATTAGCTTTACGGTGGGCGGAATTACACAACCTGGCattatccaaaaaaggaaggaaCCACATTTTGTGGTTTTCGAATCGCCAAGTTTAGGCAGTTTCGGAACGACCGAAATCAGAACTTAAAATTGGCGAAACGTTTCGGCAATTTTCAAAACAGTTCCGTCACTTCCGTCTgaaacattaattaatttaccgTCTTAAAAGATATGATTTGATTCATGCAAAACAATGCAATAATGCATGATGTAATTAATGCatgtttgtttatttgatTGAAGTCTTCCAATATggttctaaaaatttttactgtttcaatttttttttttgtacatattgtattttttttttttgtgcataAAATTTGTTTGATACATATGAATTTATGAATTCGTTCTTTGAAAATgcacacattttttttatccctttGATTGTTACTGTAACCtccttaaatttaataatagattatgtaatttaaaaatgttagtTATAATTGAAGTagattatttatagatttttgtttttttcacattgtaaaatattgttgcgattaaattaaatttttttttttaacgaactTAAAATTATCACGTGcatgatttttaattggtggttaaatttttatgcaCTTTGTGATTTTTCTCGCCTAAGACATGAAATCAAGTTAAAGTATCaaaacatcataaaatttatggaCTTACTTGTGATGGAAATACAGTAAATGAGTAAATGGTATTTGATTACTAAATGGGCCGAATATGATAATTATGTGAATTATATACAAATGATAAAAGTTGATTCTAtcttagaataaaattatgtatatctCTTGATATTGCTCGcggattaaattttttaaaagccGTTAAGGTAATTCTCTATAACCAACTTAATTAAAcgaaacttttatttaattaacctttttatttttctttttagattgTTAATCGTGAGGTATTTACAATTAAACGCGTGGTCCTTTTTCTCAGAGATAGTTTTAAAAGCGAATccttcatatttattttgatagtTTTAGTGATGTGCCTGAaggatattattaatttttgttcgATTTTGAGAAGTTTCgttcataaaattttccattgtataatattcatttttaacttttacttGAGAAAAACTGATTACTTAAGTTTTTGAGGCGGGGTTCAATCTCTTTTGTATAGTCACCAATGTCTTCTACGTAAACACTGTCAGCACTCAGCACTAATACACACCACCATTTCTTGTATATactatccctataaaaaatttttcagaaaaatgatcaacgtgtctgagtttcttcggaataaaaactgaaaaatgaccatttatcggagttttttccataattttttctatagggtataattattaaatacaacataattaatttcatacttaaataaatgtataataaaactcaatttttttaatcttactttaaataaatcatttcgGTGTCTATTATTGAATCTTTACACGCAGTTATATGGATCCGCTTTTACAGTAATTGTCCAAGCTCATCAGCAATTTTAACATCAATAGAAAAAGGTATTAACACAATTGTCAAATTCTTtacataattctttaaaagcTTCCTCAATACTTTTtcgttttaatttttatatcaaagatttcgtttgagaaattttaaatataaatttttttaacttgtgttataatatcacataaatcttGTAAACatgatttgttttattaaaaaagattttcgttattttctttttttctcaacATGAACTCGTTTTTTAATATCGGTTTCAAAAGTTCGTTATTATGTTCAGAAATTTCTACTAATTCGATgatttcgttaaaaattttccaatataattaattaaagtaagAAATTTTGCAAATGGAACAACCATTGAAACactaacatttaaattttcagcgaaatcatcttttttaatcATCATGTCCCACTTCTAGTAatttaatcgaaaaaaaagaaaaataaatccacgtacaataattacaatgtacatgttacaaaaatatttctaataattttggattttataATAGCAAGTAAATGAAGTAGATACGTCTTTTATTAGATCTTTTTTCGTTACACTTAAAGTATTACATCTGGATAACGGAAATGTATGAACTCATATTACACAAATTGATGACCTATCACTATCAGTTCCTTGCTATTATTAACATTCGCTAATTAACCTGTTAATTGCAATAAGTCTATGAGTAAGTCTATGTATGTAACTTTTTATACCGGTTTATACTTGGATGGAAAAAACCAGAAGTAACGCGTGATAGAGTAACAAAATAGACAGTACGTAACTTGAGAATATTAAGCGAATGCATAATGTAgcgttaaaattaaataatctattagttaaataaaaatgaaagtatataacaaataaaaaaaattttctttaaataacttacttatttattaaattattataagttatGTGTTTTAGAAAATGTAATAGCAGGTTCATAATCACTATAAGCAgctaatttcatataatatttagcTTTTTCTATATCTTTTGTACAACCAATAccattataatacatatttccAACGTTATACATTGCTACTTTATGACCATCTTCAGCAgctttttcgaaatatttaaGAGCTTCTGATACATTCTTTTCAACACCTTTACCATTATATAAACAATCTCCATATCTTACTTTTGCATCAGGTAATTCATCTGCTTCATCATCAGCTACCTCTTTAAATAATTCGGCaacaattttatctttatttggaGGACTCTTAACCAATCCTCCTGAAATATAAAATGCTTTGTAATATTTTGCTTTGATTTGATTACTACGGGTTGTTATACTTGTTTTATCCAAGTCTGCATAGGTTTCAAAACATTCATATGCAGTTTTTACATCTCCAGTAAGTTTACCATA
Proteins encoded:
- a CDS encoding uncharacterized protein (SECRETED:cutsite_SQT-AP; SECRETED:prob_0.8849); SECRETED:SignalP(1-25) — protein: MISRKLFFFAMVTLFCMIFIELSQTAPLIKRQVGKVAFADFEGKVTGRFTWTNIPEEKCRVIGQFNTGLDSPDIGDYKLCIEDVDGKVIQDLTDEFRREVTINPPGSSPFEVDFPSMTVEDVVGDNLVLKFKEYKIGEAKIKSV